The bacterium nucleotide sequence TTGCCGGTGCCGAGCACGAGGGCGCCGTCGCGGGCCGAGCGGTCGTAGAGCACGATCATGCGGCAGCGCGCCATGACGTTGCCCCGCCGCACGCGGTCGTCGCTGGCGAAGGCGGCCAGGAAGGCGTCGGCCATGGGCGTGATCGCGACGGTGTCGGCGGCCATGCCGAGGGTGTCGGCCACGGCGCGGGCGTCGGTCAGGGACGCGGCGCTGCTCGTGGCGTAGGGCATCATCACGCCGGCCACCCGGTCGGGGCCGAGAGCCTGCACGGCCAGCCCCGCCGCGACGGCCGAGTCGATGCCGCCGGACAGCCCGATCACGAGCCGGTCGCGGCCGGATGCGGCGAGGGTCTCGCGGATGAACGCACCGCAGCGCTCGACGGCCGCGGCGGGATCGATCCAGTTCATGACGTCACCTTTCGGTTGGGCGGCGCTCAGCTGCGCCGCCAGGCCTCGGGCAGGAGCAGCACCAGCACGGTGAAGATCTCGAGCCGCCCGATCAGCATGAAGAGCACCAGCAGCCACTTCTCCCAGCCCAGGAGCGCGGAGTAGTTGCTGGCCGGACCGACCAGCCCCAGCCCCGGGCCGATGTTGCCCAGGGTGGCGGCCGTGGCCCCGACGCTGGTCACCAGATCGCGGCCGCCGAGCGTGAGCACGACGACCCCGGTCACGTAGACCAGCAGGTAGAGCAGGAAGAAGCCGAGCACGTTCGTCAGCAGCGCCGGCGAGAGGGCCCGGTCGTTGAACCACAGGGTATACACCGCGCGCGGGTGCAGCATCTTCTTCAGCTCGTACTTGGCGTGGCGCAGGAGGATGAAGACGCGCATGACCTTCACCCCGCCGCCCGTGGACCCCGCACAGCCGCCCACGGCCATCAGGATCAGGAGGATGGCGTGGGCCACCGGCGGCCATTGCAGGTAGTCGGCGGTGCCGAAGCCGGTGGTCGTGATGATCGAGACCACCTGGAAGAGGCTGTGCCGGAGGGTCGTGCCCCAGTCGGGATAGAAGCCCGTCACGAGGAGCGAGCCGCCGATGAGCGCCGTGCACACGAGCACGATCGAGCCGTAGAAGCGGAACTCCTCGTCGCGCGCGTAGACCCGCACCCGGCCGGTGAGGGCCAGGTAGTGCAGGGAGAAGTTGGCCCCCGCCAGGAACATGAAGACGATGATGATCCACTCGACGGCCGGCGTCGCGTAGCCCCCCACGCTCTGGTTGTGGTTGGAGAAACCGCCCGTGGCCATGGTGGCGAAGCTGTGGCAGACGGCGTCGAAGGGCCCCATGCCGGCGATCACCAGGGCCAGGAACTCGAGCAGCGTGAGCAGCACGTACACGCCCCACAGCAGCTTGGCCGTCTCGCGGATGCGGGGCGTCAGGCGCTCGGCCACCGGCCCGGGCACCTCGGCGCGGAAGAGCTGCATGCCGCCGACGCCCAGCAGCGGCAGGATCGCCAGGGCCAGCAGCACGATGCCCATGCCGCCGAGCCAGTGGGTGAACGCGCGCCAGAAGAGGGTGCCGTGGGTGCGGCTCTCGATGTCGGTCAGGATCGAGGCCCCGGTGGTGGTGAAGCCCGAGACCGATTCGAAGACCGCGTCGGTGAAGGACGGGATCTGGCCGCTGAACCAGTACGGCAGGGCCCCGAGCAGCCCGACGCCGAGCCAGCCGAAGGCCACCACCGCGAAGCCCTCCCGCACCCGCAGCTCGGGCGCGTCGCGGAGCACCGCCAGCAGCAGCCCGCCGACGCCGATTCCCACCGCCGCCGCGTAGAGGAAGTGGGGCCAGTCGGGCTCGCGGTGGGCGGCGCTGACCACGGCCGGCAGCAGCAGCGAGCCGGCGGTGACCAGCAGCAGGAAGCCGAGGACCTTCAGGACCGAGCGGATGCTCACGAGGCGCCGCCCGAGAAGAAGCGCACCACCGCATCGACTCCCGACGGGAGCGCGAACACCACGACCTGGTCGCCGGCCGCCAGGACCGTCGTGCCCTCGGGCGTGAGCACGCGGCCGCCCTTGAGCACGGCGCCGATCACGGCGTCGGCGGGGAAGGTGAGCTCCATGAGCTTGCGGCCGAGCCAGGGACAGCCCGGCGCCACCTCGAGCTGCAGGATCTCGGCGCCGCTGTAGCCAAGGCTCTCGGCGCTGATCACGGCCCCGCGCTGGACGAAGCTGCCGATCCAGTTGGAGGTCGACAGGCGCGGCGAGATGGCGGCGTCGACGCCGAGCAGGGGCAGCAGGGGCACGTAGTCCGGCCGGTCGACCAGGCACACCGTCTTGGCGGCGCCGTGGTGGCGGGCCAGCAGGCAGGCCATGATGTTGGTCTCCTCGTCCTGGGCCACCGAGACGAAGCCGTCCATCTCGGACACGCCCTCGGACTCGAGCAGGTCCGAGTCGGCCCCCTCGCCGTGCAGCACGAGGGCCCCCCGGAGCTGCTCGCTGGCCCGGCGGCACTTCTCCTCGTTGCGGTCGATGATCTTCACCTTCACGCCGGCGGCGACGAGGTCGCGGGCCAGCTCGCGGCCCATGGCGTTGGCGCCCACGATCATCACGCGCGAGAGGCGGCGCTGCCGGGCCTGGAAATAGTACAGCGAGCGGTTCACCGTGCTGCGCGAGCCGGCCATGTAGACCTTGTCCTCGGCCTGGATCACGGTGCGGCCCGTGGGGATGAGCGTCTCCTCGCCCCGCACGATGGTGATGACCAGGGCCAGGCGGGCGCCCAGCTCCCGGTGCAGCTCGGCGAGGGTCCGGCCCGCGACGCGGCTGTCGGGTTCGACGCGCGCGCCGATGACCCGCACCTTGCCGTGGGCGAAGTCGTGGATCTCGGTGGCGCCGGTCTGGAAGAGCACCTCGCGGATGGCGTGCACGGCCTCATGGTCGGGGTTGATCGCCATGTCGATGCCGTCGAGGAGCAGGCGGTGGTCCTGGAAGTAGTCCTCGTTGCGCACCCGGGCCACCTTCACCTTGGCGCCCAGGGCGTGGGCCGTCTGGCACGAGATGATGTTGATCTCGTCGCTGTCGGTGACGGCCGCCACGAGGTCGCAGTCGGTCATGCCGATGTCGCGCATGACCTGCGGGCTGACGCCGCTGCCGGTCACGAACCGGCAGTCCAGGTCCTCGATGACCGCGTCGAGGCGCTCCTGGTCGCGCTCGACGAGGATCACGTCGTGCTCGCGGCGGCTGATCATCCGGGTGAGCTCGTAGCCCACGGATCCGGCCCCGATGATGACGATCTTCACCTGCGTGCTCCGATCAGTTCGCGGGTCCCGGCCACGCGTTCAGCGCCGCGACGGCCCGATCGACGGCGGCGGCGGGGGTATCCAGGTTGGGGATCAGGCGCACCCGGCCCGGCCCGAAGCCCACGCCCCGGACACCGGCGGCCGCGAGGTGGGCGAGAAGGTCCGCGTCGCCCCCCGCTCCGGCGACGGTGAAGATGACGATGTTGGTCTCGACCGCGTGGGCGACCCGCAGATGGGGATGACGCGTCTCGGCGGCGAGACGGCGGGCGTGGGCGTGGTCCTCGGCCAGGCGCGCGAGCTGGTGGGCCAGGGCGTAGCGGCAGGCCTCGGCGAGGATGCCCACCTGGCGCATGCCGCCGCCGAAGACCTTGCGGAAGCGATGGGCCCGCGCGATGACCGCGGCATCGCCCACCAGGACCGAGCCCACGGGCGCGCCGAGTCCCTTGGAGAAGCACACGCTGATGGTGTCGAAGGGCGCCGCGAGGGCGTCCAGGGCCAGCCCCGTCGCCACGTGGGCGTGCCAGAGTCGGGCGCCGTCCAGGTGGAGGCGCAGGCCGCGGGCATGGATCTCCTCGCCCAGGCGCACCAGGTCGTCCTGCCGCTGGATGATGCCGCCGGCGTTGTTGTGGGTGTTCTCGACGCACACGAGGGCGGGCGGCGCGCAGTGGACGTTGTCGGGGTTCAGGGCGGGCGCGACGCGCTCCCAGTCGAGGCGCCCGTCGGGCGTCGGGACACAGGTGAGCTGGACCCCGCTGAGCAGGGCCGGCCCCCCCGCCTCGTAGCGGTAGATGTGGGCGCCGTCCTCGAGCACGACCTGGTCGCCCGGCCGGGTCTGGGCCTTGACCGCGAGCTGGTTGCTCATGGTGCCGCTGGGCACGTAGAGCGCCGCTTCCTTGCCCAGCAGCGCCGCGGTCTCCTCCTGCAGCAGCCGGACGGTGGGATCGTCGCCGAACACGTCGTCGCCGACCGGCGCGGCGAGCATGGCGGCGCGCATGCCCGGCGTCGGGCGGGTCACGGTGTCGCTGCGCATGTCGACGAGGTCGGCGCCGGCGACGGTTGGCGATGCGGACATGGGGATTTCCTCCGGCGGGAGCGCGGGGCGGCTTCGGGTTCCGGGGCCTAGGATACGCGCCGGAACCGTCCGACCCCAAATCCTAATTTCCCCGGCGCCAACGGAAAACCGGCTCTCCCGCCTCCCGTGTCGGCCGGGGGGCGCAAGAACCGGTTCCGGTGTGGTGGCCGTCCGGCGGCGGCGGGTCGGACGCTCCCTCCGTGCCGCTCCGCAGCGGGAGCGATCGACCCGGCGCAGGTTGCGGAGCTTTCAGGTCGTCGGGCCATCGGGCTTCGCAGCGAATCGGACCCGGAGTCAGATCGTGTCGGCGACCTTGTCCTTCAGCATCTTGGAGACCTTGAAGACCGGCACCTTGCGCGACGGGACCGGGACGGCCTCGCCGGTGCGGGGGTTGCGGGCCATGCGCTCCTTGCGCTCCTTCACCTTGAAGGTCCCGAAGCCCCGAATTTCCAGGTGCTTGCCCGCCACCAGCAGGTCTCCGATCTTCTCGAGGAAGAGATCCACCGTCTCGGCGACTTCCTTCTTGGTCAGACCCGTCTTTTGGGCAATGTCCTCAACGATATCGGCCTTGGTCATGGCAAGCCTCCTATCCTGGTCATTGAGCCGTCACGGTCTTCTTTCAGGCGTGAATTCCGCTGGATTCGATTCACATCATTACCCATAAACCAAAACCTGTCAAGGGCTTTAAGCGACTCGCACCCGGCCCGTCCCCGCCGCCGGGGCAGGCGCCCGCCGGCCTCCGGGCGCCCCCACGGGACGCCGGAATTGACGGGCAAGTTGCAATCCCGACGCGCTCGGGGTCGCGCATATCACAATCCGCAAAAGACCCGATGGCTCCGCGTGATTCCCCGCGCGTCCTCCACGATGCGTCTAATGGATTGAAAAACCTGGCAGTTGCCCGAAGGGGCGCAACGCGTCACCTGGTGGCACCGCCTTTGCAGCCGGGGCCTCGTGGACGCGGCAGGCCGGGCAGCAACCCTGAACAACTGTGCCACTGCAACGGATCCCGGCCTGCCGCAACCACAAGAGACCATCGGGCAACCAAGCGAATCGAAGGAGGACCATCCCATGGCAAGCAACAAGAAGATCCTGGCTCTGATCTGCATGACCCTCGCCGCCGTCGCCTTCACCGGCTGCAGCGACGACGCCGCCACCCCGGCCGCTCCGGCCATCGACACCGCTCCCCCGGCCGTGCCGGCGAACGTCGACCTGGAGTACAGCGCGGGCGCCGCGGTCCTGAGCTGGGACACGAACACCGTGGACAGCGACCTGGCCGGCTACATCGTCACCCGCGAGCGCAACGGCGTCAGCCAGACCCTGGTCGGCACGCCGTCCCTGATCCACACCTACGTGGACACCGCTCCCCTGCAGGGCGCCAGCATGTACCACGTCTTCGCCGTCGACAACGCGGGCAACGAGAGCGCCGTGACCACCTCGTACCTGACGATCGAGAGCGGCCACGCCATGTCCGACCTGTCGGACTGACATTCCGGAGATGGTTCCCATTCGCTGGGTGAATCCAAGAGCCTTCCGCCCCGGCGGAAGGCTCTTCCGGTTGGCGACCCGGCGGGGAACCGGGACTCGAGAGGGAAGCCGAGGACGAAACATGAAGACCATCGCATCGCTGCCGCTGCTGATCCTGACCGCGCTGCTGACCGGCTGCGCCGCCGAAGGGCCGCTGGCCCCCGCAGTCCCCGTCGCCGACACGGCCCCGCCGGCCGTCCCGGTGGGGCTCGAGGCGACCACCAGCCGCTCCCACGTGAAGGTGAACTGGCGGCCCAACACCACCGACGCCGACTGCGTCGGGTACCACGTCTACCGCCTGGCCTACGGGCAGGTGTGGCCCCAGACCACCGAGCCGGTGACCGAGGCCCGCTGGCTGGACCCGGCGCCGCTCTGCGGCCCTGCGGTGTACGCGGTGACGGCCGTCGACCGGGCGGGGAACGAGAGCGCCTGGGCCCAGGTCCGTCACAACTTCGTGCCCGAGACCCCGGTCGCCGCGTCGGCGCGCTGAGTCCGACCGGCGTCAGGCCCCGAGCGCCGTCGCGATGCCCTGGGCCAGCTTGAAGTAGGGGTTGGCCGCGGCGAAGAGGGCGCCGGTCATGACGCCGCCCACGGGGGTGTAGCGCATGAGGACGAGAAATCCGACCACCAGCAGCATGCCGTAGCGGCGCAGGTTCTCGTAGCGGGCGCGGGGCGCCGGCGGCAGGAAGCGGCTGAGGATCCAGCTGCCGTCCAGGGGCGGCAGCGGCACCAGGTTGAAGAGTGCCAGCAGCACGTTGAGCATGATGCCGGTCTGGCCCATGGAGAAGAAGAAGCGGCCGAGGGTGGGCCCGTCCCCGGGCTGCGGGAACCCGGCGACGCCCACCGTCACACCCAGGATCAGGGCGAAGAACACCGCCAGCAGCAGATTGCTCGCCGGACCGGCCGCCGCCACCTTCGGGTGGTCGTTGTCCGGGTGGTTCAGGCGTCCGGCGTGCACCGGCACCGGCTTGGCCCAGCCGAACATGATGCCGCCCGTCAGGGAGAGCAGCACCGGCACGACGATGCTGCCGATCGGGTCGATGTGGGGGATCGGGTTGAGGGTCAGGCGCCCCTGCTCGTAGGCGGTCGGGTCGCCGAGCCGCCACGCGGCCCAGCCGTGGGCCACCTCGTGCACCACCACCGAGAAGACCAGCACCAGCACGTTCACGACGATCATTTCCACGGCGACCTCACTTCGCGACGGCCCGACCGGGCAGGCCGGACCACGCCATCCACACGGCGTCCGGGACGATGGTTTCCATCCAGCCGAACTCGGGGCCGACGGCATCGGCTGCCTGGCCCGGCGACCTGACGACCACGACCTCGGGGGCCGGGGGTTTCCAGAGCGCCGGGTCTGTGGGCCCGAAGAGGGCCACCGTCGGCACCCGCAGGGCGCCCGCCACATGCATCACGCCCGTATCGTTGCACAGGAAGCGGTCGGACCGCTGCAGCAGGGCCGCCCCCACGCCGACCGGAGCGGCCGGGGCGACGCGCAGGTCGGGCCCGAGATCGGCCGCCAGCAAACGTTCCAGCTCGGCCAGGGGTTCCCGGTCGGCGGGGCCGTGCAGGATCAGCACCTGGTGTCCCGCCGCGCGGGCGCGTCGGGCCACGGCGGCGAAACCGGCGGCCGGCCAGATGTTCTGGGCCTTGCCGGCGCCCGGATGCAGGGCCCAGAAGCCGGGCCTCAGGCCGAGCGCCGCGAGCACCGCGTCGGCCGCCGCGCCCTGGGCCGCGGTGGGGACGACGAGAGGCCGGGGGTCGTCGGTCGTGATCCCGACGGCCGCCAGGGGCGCCAGGTTGTGCTGCACGGCGTGGCGGTCCATGACGGGGGCCGCGGGCAGCTCGAGGCTGAAGACGTGGCGGCTGACGTCCCAGCCGAAGGGTCGGCTGTCGGCGCCCACGATGTGGCGGGCGCCGCTGGCCGCGGCGATCCAGGCGCTCGTCACCGAGAACGAGACGCTGCTCAGGACGAAGGCCAGCTCGGCCCCGAAGCCGCGCAGGTCGGCGAGGAAGCGGAACAGCCGCACGGGATTGCGCCACACGCGCCGGTCGAAGGCCACGATGCGCTGCAGGTGGGGATGCCCCTCGACCACTTCCCGGTTCACCGGCGCCGTCACCAGGGCGATTTCCGCCTCGGGCCAGGTCTCGGCCAGGGCCCGGAAGGTCGGGGTCGCGCACACCATGTCCCCCATCTGGTTGTGCTGGCGCACGATGAGGATGCGGCGGGGCCTCAGGGCGCGCAGGGACCCGGGCGTCAGGCGGGGCCGCCGCATCAGGCGGGCCAGGGCACTCGAGAGCCGGTACTTGAACTGGCGGGTGGTGGGGGCGGACATCGGGTCCCGGTCTCCAGGGGAGGCTGCTGGGCCGTCCCGTTCGCTTGACGCCCGAACCCGGTCGAGGTGGGGCGACGATTCGTTGCTGGCACACCACTTGCGACGGCGGCGCGGAACCGGCCCGGTTCCGGCGGCCCGCCCGGGGTCGCCGACGGGGGCCGGGACGGGAAGGAGACCCATGCATCCGGTGTTGCGCGCGGGCGGCCTGCTGCTCTATGTCGGCGTCGTCGCCCTCGGAATATATGAAACGGCGGCCAAATCGCCCAGCATTCTGGGCACCCGCCTGCCCGGCTGGGTCGCAGCCGACCGGGCCGAGCGGAGCACCCGCTGGAATCCCCCCACCGGCTTCACCCCCCTGGACCGGGTCCTGCACGAGGGGGAAGAGGCCGTCAAGTTCTACGGTTTCCTGACCGGTCTGCGGTCATGATCTGCCGCCCGGGCGCCGCCCCGCCCGGGTCTGCCGCTCCTCGAGTCCCGCCAGGAGGGCCAGATAGGCCTCGTGTCGCCACGGCGGAATCTCCCCCAGGGCCACCGCGTTCTTGACGCCGCAATCGGGCTCGTCCCGGTGCAGGCATGAACGGAATCGGCAGGCGCCGGACGGGTCCCGGAAATCCGGGAAGTGCTCGCGCACGTCCAGGATGTCCATGTCCCAGGGGTCGAAACCGCGGATGCCCGGGCTGTCGGCGATGAAGCCGCCGCCGCGCAGGGGAAAGAGTTCGGTGCGGGTGGTGGTGTGCCGGCCGAGGCCCGTCTTCTCCGTGACCTCGTTGACCCGCAGGCGCAGGCCCGGCTGGATGGCGTTGAGCAGGCTGCTCTTGCCCACGCCCGAGGCGCCGATGAGCAGGCTGATGCGGTCTGTCAGCACCTCGCGCAGATCGTCCACGCCCCGGCCCGACGCGGCCGCCGCCCACACGACCCGGTACCCGAGACCCTCGTAGTAGCTCCAGCGGGCCTCCTCGGCCGCCAGCTCGCCGTCGGCCACGAGGTCGGTCTTGTTCAGCACCAGCACCCCGGCCACGCCGAAGCGCTCGGCCGCCACCAGCAGGCGGTCGACGAACCCCGTCTGGGGGGCGGGATCGCGCAGGGATTGCACGGCCACGACCTGGTCGAGATTCGCCATGAGGACCTGCTCGATGTGGCCGCCGCTGCGCCGGGCGGCCATCCGGCTGATGCGGCTGCAGCGTTCGCCCACCTCGGCGATGACGCCCGTCGGGGGATCGGCCGCCGCATCCCCGATCTCGATGACGACGCGGTCGCCGACCACGGCGACGGTCTGGCTCTCGCGGGGCCCCTTTTTCAGGCGCCCCCGCACCTGGCAGCGCCAAGTCTCGCCATCGACGGCCACGAGGCAGTGGCCGCCCGTGGCCCGGATGACGATCCCCT carries:
- a CDS encoding TrkH family potassium uptake protein, producing MSIRSVLKVLGFLLLVTAGSLLLPAVVSAAHREPDWPHFLYAAAVGIGVGGLLLAVLRDAPELRVREGFAVVAFGWLGVGLLGALPYWFSGQIPSFTDAVFESVSGFTTTGASILTDIESRTHGTLFWRAFTHWLGGMGIVLLALAILPLLGVGGMQLFRAEVPGPVAERLTPRIRETAKLLWGVYVLLTLLEFLALVIAGMGPFDAVCHSFATMATGGFSNHNQSVGGYATPAVEWIIIVFMFLAGANFSLHYLALTGRVRVYARDEEFRFYGSIVLVCTALIGGSLLVTGFYPDWGTTLRHSLFQVVSIITTTGFGTADYLQWPPVAHAILLILMAVGGCAGSTGGGVKVMRVFILLRHAKYELKKMLHPRAVYTLWFNDRALSPALLTNVLGFFLLYLLVYVTGVVVLTLGGRDLVTSVGATAATLGNIGPGLGLVGPASNYSALLGWEKWLLVLFMLIGRLEIFTVLVLLLPEAWRRS
- the trkA gene encoding Trk system potassium transporter TrkA, with protein sequence MKIVIIGAGSVGYELTRMISRREHDVILVERDQERLDAVIEDLDCRFVTGSGVSPQVMRDIGMTDCDLVAAVTDSDEINIISCQTAHALGAKVKVARVRNEDYFQDHRLLLDGIDMAINPDHEAVHAIREVLFQTGATEIHDFAHGKVRVIGARVEPDSRVAGRTLAELHRELGARLALVITIVRGEETLIPTGRTVIQAEDKVYMAGSRSTVNRSLYYFQARQRRLSRVMIVGANAMGRELARDLVAAGVKVKIIDRNEEKCRRASEQLRGALVLHGEGADSDLLESEGVSEMDGFVSVAQDEETNIMACLLARHHGAAKTVCLVDRPDYVPLLPLLGVDAAISPRLSTSNWIGSFVQRGAVISAESLGYSGAEILQLEVAPGCPWLGRKLMELTFPADAVIGAVLKGGRVLTPEGTTVLAAGDQVVVFALPSGVDAVVRFFSGGAS
- a CDS encoding aminotransferase class I/II-fold pyridoxal phosphate-dependent enzyme yields the protein MSASPTVAGADLVDMRSDTVTRPTPGMRAAMLAAPVGDDVFGDDPTVRLLQEETAALLGKEAALYVPSGTMSNQLAVKAQTRPGDQVVLEDGAHIYRYEAGGPALLSGVQLTCVPTPDGRLDWERVAPALNPDNVHCAPPALVCVENTHNNAGGIIQRQDDLVRLGEEIHARGLRLHLDGARLWHAHVATGLALDALAAPFDTISVCFSKGLGAPVGSVLVGDAAVIARAHRFRKVFGGGMRQVGILAEACRYALAHQLARLAEDHAHARRLAAETRHPHLRVAHAVETNIVIFTVAGAGGDADLLAHLAAAGVRGVGFGPGRVRLIPNLDTPAAAVDRAVAALNAWPGPAN
- a CDS encoding integration host factor subunit beta, giving the protein MTKADIVEDIAQKTGLTKKEVAETVDLFLEKIGDLLVAGKHLEIRGFGTFKVKERKERMARNPRTGEAVPVPSRKVPVFKVSKMLKDKVADTI
- a CDS encoding site-2 protease family protein: MEMIVVNVLVLVFSVVVHEVAHGWAAWRLGDPTAYEQGRLTLNPIPHIDPIGSIVVPVLLSLTGGIMFGWAKPVPVHAGRLNHPDNDHPKVAAAGPASNLLLAVFFALILGVTVGVAGFPQPGDGPTLGRFFFSMGQTGIMLNVLLALFNLVPLPPLDGSWILSRFLPPAPRARYENLRRYGMLLVVGFLVLMRYTPVGGVMTGALFAAANPYFKLAQGIATALGA
- a CDS encoding glycosyltransferase family 9 protein — translated: MSAPTTRQFKYRLSSALARLMRRPRLTPGSLRALRPRRILIVRQHNQMGDMVCATPTFRALAETWPEAEIALVTAPVNREVVEGHPHLQRIVAFDRRVWRNPVRLFRFLADLRGFGAELAFVLSSVSFSVTSAWIAAASGARHIVGADSRPFGWDVSRHVFSLELPAAPVMDRHAVQHNLAPLAAVGITTDDPRPLVVPTAAQGAAADAVLAALGLRPGFWALHPGAGKAQNIWPAAGFAAVARRARAAGHQVLILHGPADREPLAELERLLAADLGPDLRVAPAAPVGVGAALLQRSDRFLCNDTGVMHVAGALRVPTVALFGPTDPALWKPPAPEVVVVRSPGQAADAVGPEFGWMETIVPDAVWMAWSGLPGRAVAK
- the rsgA gene encoding ribosome small subunit-dependent GTPase A, producing MAAQGPRRRRWARFPDPGRCAIGAETKTSQDDRREGIVIRATGGHCLVAVDGETWRCQVRGRLKKGPRESQTVAVVGDRVVIEIGDAAADPPTGVIAEVGERCSRISRMAARRSGGHIEQVLMANLDQVVAVQSLRDPAPQTGFVDRLLVAAERFGVAGVLVLNKTDLVADGELAAEEARWSYYEGLGYRVVWAAAASGRGVDDLREVLTDRISLLIGASGVGKSSLLNAIQPGLRLRVNEVTEKTGLGRHTTTRTELFPLRGGGFIADSPGIRGFDPWDMDILDVREHFPDFRDPSGACRFRSCLHRDEPDCGVKNAVALGEIPPWRHEAYLALLAGLEERQTRAGRRPGGRS